One stretch of Sphingomonas rosea DNA includes these proteins:
- the polA gene encoding DNA polymerase I — MPDAQPHLYLVDGSSYIFRAYHRLPPLTNRHGMNTGAVYGYTAMLWKLAESLSKADGPTHMAVILDKGSSSFRNEMYDQYKAHRPPAPEDLVPQLPLIRVATRAFSIPCIEEAGLEADDIIACYTGAARAAGWKVTIVSSDKDLMQLIEDDGSVDMLDTMNDRRIDRGYVVEKFGVPPQQLGDVLALMGDSVDNVPGVPGIGPKTASQLIQEHGSLEAVLAAAEGIKKPKLRQNLIEHADNARLSRELVRLVCEMTLPEPLEALELKNIPEAPLREFLEEQGWKSLLNRMVGQGSRPSGGERPAATAPRVAGPGEPETISVDRAAYLTITDAATLGEWLAEAATQGVIAIDLQGDGGHGLAEGLAGVSLALAPGKAAYVPLGHGATDLLSEGPTQLGLAEGLRLLRPCLEDDSVLKIGHNVKDQLKLLADHGIVVAPVEDVMLASFALDGGRFGHGLDELVKKHFEHECLALKAVCGTGQKAIRFGDAPLGPATEYAAENADMVWRLWQRLQHRLAAEHATRVYRLVDLPLVPVVGQMERDGVKVDRSYLAELSGTFAAETASLEERIFAAAGGPFTIGSPQQLGQVLFDRLGLKGGRKGKSGNYSTDQAELERLEADGVEVARLVLDWRLLTKLKQTYTDALQAQIDPKSGRVHTRYALAAAQTGRLSSTDPNLQNIPIRTELGAKIRNAFIAEEGFSLLSADYGQIELRLAAHIADVPQLKEAFARGDDIHTITAQELFGDAGKDSRGKAKTINFAILYGISSWGLAGRLGIPTEDAKAMIDRYFERFPGIKNYISTTLEAVRESGYSETLFGRKTHFPNIKSSIQSLRQGAERAAINAPIQGTSADIIKRAMVKMPAALAAAGLERTRMLLQVHDELVFEVPHGDEERAAAVIRDVMATAAEPVVALDVPLSVEVGWGENWGVAH; from the coding sequence ATGCCTGACGCCCAGCCCCATCTCTACCTCGTCGACGGGTCGAGCTACATCTTCCGCGCCTATCATCGGCTCCCGCCGCTGACCAACCGCCACGGGATGAACACCGGCGCGGTGTATGGCTATACCGCGATGCTGTGGAAGCTCGCCGAGAGCCTGTCGAAGGCCGACGGCCCGACCCACATGGCGGTGATCCTCGACAAGGGGTCGAGCTCGTTCCGCAACGAGATGTACGACCAGTATAAGGCGCACCGCCCGCCGGCGCCCGAGGACCTCGTGCCGCAGCTCCCGCTGATCCGCGTCGCGACCCGGGCCTTCTCGATCCCCTGCATCGAGGAAGCGGGTCTCGAGGCCGACGACATCATCGCCTGCTACACCGGCGCCGCGCGCGCCGCCGGCTGGAAAGTGACCATCGTCAGCTCCGACAAGGACTTGATGCAGTTGATCGAGGACGATGGCTCGGTCGACATGCTCGACACGATGAACGACCGCCGGATCGACCGCGGCTACGTGGTCGAGAAGTTCGGCGTTCCCCCGCAGCAATTGGGCGACGTGCTCGCGCTGATGGGCGACAGCGTCGACAATGTGCCGGGCGTGCCCGGCATCGGCCCCAAGACCGCGAGCCAGCTGATCCAGGAGCATGGCAGTCTCGAGGCGGTGCTCGCCGCCGCGGAGGGCATCAAGAAGCCCAAGCTTCGCCAGAACCTGATCGAACATGCCGACAATGCCCGGCTGAGCCGCGAGCTCGTCCGGCTGGTGTGCGAGATGACCCTGCCCGAGCCGCTGGAAGCGCTCGAGCTCAAGAACATTCCCGAAGCGCCCTTGCGCGAATTCCTCGAGGAGCAGGGCTGGAAGAGCCTTCTCAACCGGATGGTCGGGCAAGGCTCGCGCCCGTCCGGTGGCGAGCGGCCGGCTGCCACGGCGCCGCGGGTGGCGGGACCGGGCGAACCCGAGACGATCAGCGTCGACCGCGCGGCCTATCTCACCATCACCGACGCGGCGACGCTCGGCGAATGGCTGGCCGAGGCGGCGACGCAGGGCGTGATCGCAATCGACCTTCAGGGCGACGGCGGGCACGGGCTTGCCGAAGGGCTGGCCGGGGTCAGCCTCGCGCTGGCGCCCGGCAAGGCCGCCTACGTGCCGCTCGGCCATGGTGCGACCGACCTCCTCAGCGAAGGCCCGACGCAGCTCGGGCTCGCCGAGGGTCTGAGGCTGCTCCGGCCGTGCCTCGAGGACGACAGCGTCCTCAAGATCGGGCACAATGTGAAGGACCAGCTCAAGCTGCTCGCCGACCACGGCATCGTCGTGGCGCCGGTCGAGGACGTGATGCTGGCGAGCTTCGCGCTCGACGGCGGGCGTTTCGGGCACGGGCTCGACGAGCTGGTGAAGAAGCATTTCGAGCACGAGTGCCTGGCCCTGAAGGCCGTGTGCGGCACCGGGCAGAAGGCGATCCGCTTCGGCGACGCGCCGCTCGGGCCCGCGACCGAATATGCCGCCGAGAATGCCGACATGGTCTGGCGGCTGTGGCAGCGACTGCAACACCGGCTGGCGGCCGAGCATGCGACGCGGGTCTATCGCCTCGTCGACCTGCCGCTGGTGCCCGTAGTCGGGCAAATGGAGCGCGACGGCGTCAAGGTCGACCGCTCCTATCTGGCCGAACTGTCGGGCACCTTCGCCGCCGAGACCGCCAGCCTCGAGGAGCGGATCTTCGCGGCGGCGGGCGGGCCCTTCACCATCGGCTCGCCGCAACAGCTGGGGCAGGTGCTGTTCGACCGCCTCGGCCTCAAGGGCGGGCGCAAGGGCAAGAGCGGCAATTATTCGACCGACCAGGCCGAACTCGAGCGGCTCGAGGCCGACGGGGTCGAGGTCGCGCGGCTGGTGCTCGACTGGCGGCTGCTGACCAAATTGAAGCAGACCTACACCGACGCGCTCCAGGCGCAGATCGATCCCAAGAGCGGCCGGGTCCACACCCGTTACGCACTGGCGGCGGCGCAGACCGGGCGCCTGTCCTCGACCGATCCCAACCTCCAGAACATCCCGATCCGCACCGAGCTCGGTGCCAAGATCCGCAACGCCTTCATCGCCGAGGAAGGCTTCAGCCTCCTGTCGGCCGACTATGGCCAGATCGAGCTTCGCCTCGCCGCGCATATCGCCGACGTGCCGCAGCTGAAGGAAGCCTTCGCGCGCGGGGACGACATCCACACCATCACCGCGCAGGAACTGTTCGGCGACGCCGGCAAGGACAGCCGCGGCAAGGCCAAGACGATCAACTTCGCCATCCTCTACGGCATCTCGAGCTGGGGACTGGCCGGGCGGCTGGGGATCCCGACCGAGGACGCCAAGGCGATGATCGACCGCTATTTCGAGCGCTTCCCCGGCATCAAGAACTACATTTCGACGACGCTGGAGGCGGTCCGCGAGAGCGGCTATTCGGAGACCCTGTTCGGGCGCAAGACGCATTTCCCGAACATCAAGTCGTCGATCCAGAGCCTGCGCCAGGGTGCCGAGCGCGCGGCGATCAATGCGCCCATCCAGGGCACCAGCGCCGACATCATCAAGCGCGCGATGGTCAAGATGCCCGCCGCGCTCGCCGCCGCAGGACTCGAGCGCACGCGCATGCTGCTCCAGGTCCACGACGAACTGGTGTTCGAAGTCCCCCATGGCGACGAGGAACGCGCCGCCGCGGTCATCCGTGACGTCATGGCGACCGCCGCCGAGCCGGTGGTCGCCCTCGACGTGCCGCTGAGCGTCGAAGTGGGCTGGGGCGAAAACTGGGGCGTCGCGCATTGA
- a CDS encoding lipopolysaccharide biosynthesis protein, translated as MSEAAASPDNKNDLAALARGGRINFFGFLLRLAARLPFLFIAGRLYGAEALGRFAYAVLVVEFVAQLATLGLKRGLAEQLSKTDRPHVCITWDALLVAFVASLIGMTILFAFPQAMFPNSEIYGHEWLLPVAVLALAWSDVMLAALAYRHDVGATVRARAIVEPWTISIAALIFAFVSKRDGLIFAYALSMIAALIASIIPFLRTYGRAHGWRPQPAESWRLARRYMPIAAADTVEWGSRRIDLAILGLFASPGLVGIYYVAQNVASLPSKLKTSFDPIMGPVISRSLEEGDRVGVAKQIRQVGFWVIAAQAAVALALGIPGEGVMGLVGPAFVAGTAALCFLLGAEVIAATATTSEAALIYIARHRNMMLSLAMLALQAVLTVALIILFQRLGWPPAWQATAPAVALCLALVFAAITKARLASRLLGAPVSGWRWPLVWAAAAAGVVGYLVIRLPEWLELSLGVPLILAAFGFVVWRRGFGPEDRELFRMKKKDIAVDLPAPGTSGDAPR; from the coding sequence TTGAGCGAGGCCGCCGCGTCCCCCGACAACAAGAACGATCTCGCCGCGCTTGCTCGCGGTGGTCGGATCAACTTCTTCGGCTTCCTGCTGCGCCTCGCCGCGCGCCTGCCGTTCCTGTTCATCGCCGGCCGGCTCTATGGCGCCGAGGCCCTCGGGCGCTTCGCTTATGCGGTGCTGGTGGTCGAGTTCGTCGCGCAGCTGGCGACGCTCGGCCTCAAGCGCGGCCTCGCCGAGCAGCTGAGCAAGACCGACCGGCCCCACGTCTGCATCACCTGGGATGCGCTGCTCGTGGCGTTCGTCGCGAGCCTGATCGGGATGACCATCCTGTTCGCCTTCCCGCAGGCGATGTTCCCCAACAGCGAGATTTACGGCCACGAATGGCTGCTCCCCGTGGCGGTACTGGCGCTGGCGTGGAGCGACGTCATGCTCGCCGCGCTCGCCTATCGCCACGACGTCGGGGCCACGGTGCGGGCGCGCGCGATCGTCGAGCCGTGGACCATCAGCATCGCGGCGCTGATCTTCGCCTTCGTGTCCAAGCGCGACGGCCTCATCTTCGCCTACGCGCTGTCGATGATCGCCGCGCTGATCGCCTCGATCATCCCCTTCCTGCGCACCTACGGCCGGGCGCATGGCTGGCGGCCGCAGCCGGCTGAAAGCTGGCGGCTCGCGCGCCGTTACATGCCGATCGCCGCTGCCGACACGGTCGAGTGGGGAAGCCGCAGGATCGACCTCGCCATCCTCGGCCTGTTCGCCTCGCCCGGCCTCGTCGGCATCTATTATGTCGCACAGAACGTCGCCTCGCTTCCGAGCAAGCTGAAGACCAGCTTCGATCCGATCATGGGCCCGGTGATCAGCCGCAGCCTCGAGGAAGGCGACCGTGTCGGGGTCGCCAAGCAGATCCGGCAGGTCGGCTTCTGGGTGATCGCCGCGCAGGCCGCGGTCGCGCTGGCGCTCGGCATTCCGGGCGAGGGCGTGATGGGGCTCGTCGGGCCGGCCTTCGTCGCGGGCACCGCCGCGCTCTGCTTCCTGCTCGGCGCCGAGGTGATCGCGGCCACCGCCACCACCAGCGAGGCCGCGCTCATCTACATCGCGCGCCACCGCAACATGATGCTCAGCCTCGCCATGCTCGCGCTGCAGGCGGTGCTCACGGTGGCGTTGATCATCCTCTTCCAGCGCCTGGGCTGGCCGCCCGCCTGGCAGGCGACCGCGCCCGCTGTCGCCTTGTGCCTCGCCTTGGTCTTCGCCGCGATCACCAAGGCGCGGCTCGCCTCGCGCCTGCTGGGTGCGCCGGTCTCCGGCTGGCGCTGGCCGCTGGTCTGGGCGGCGGCCGCGGCAGGCGTCGTGGGTTACCTCGTCATCCGCCTGCCCGAATGGCTTGAACTCAGCCTCGGGGTGCCGCTGATTCTCGCGGCCTTCGGCTTCGTCGTCTGGCGGCGTGGCTTCGGGCCCGAGGACCGCGAGCTCTTCCGGATGAAGAAGAAGGATATCGCCGTCGACCTGCCCGCGCCGGGCACGAGCGGAGACGCGCCCCGCTGA